AAACATCAGCGGCAAATATGGAGCCGAAAAGGTTGAAAGAAAAATTTGGTAATAAAATTGTTTTCTGGGGTGGGGGATGTGATACACAGCATGTTTTAGGCAGGGCAACACCAGAAGAAATCCAACAACATGTAAAAGAACGGCTGGATATTTTCAAAAAAGGCAGTGGTTATGTTTTCAATCAGGTTCATAACATTCAAGCAAATGTTCCACCAGAAAATATTGTTGCTATGCTTGAATCTGCCTATAAATATGGAAAAAACAAATAGTCAATAATGTCTGTTGTAATCTTTGTCTCTCAATCATCTCCACTGCCCACCTTAAAGGTGTCCTCTGAAGATGAATTTGGTTTTTAGTTCTCACAAAAGAAGTGGACCCGGGCGGATTCGAACCACCAACCAACGGATTATGAGTCCGCTGCTCTGCCGTTGAGCTACGGGTCCTCTTTTTATTACATATTATACTACTATTTTTAATTTTTTCAATAGTGGTGGTAGATTGACCAATTTTTATATTTCACAAGTGCTTCCTCAACTGCATCTGAAATTTCTGATAAATTTATGATAGTATGATGCTCAAAACCATTTTCACATATAAACCATAAAAGTTTCTGTAAATTATTTATTTTTGCTACTCCAATCCCTCCGAATGTCTCTATTTTATCATCTGTTATCTCTCCTTCTCCGAGATATCCTTTTATAATTCCAAAATTATCATCTGTTGAAAGCCGTAAAAAAGTGAAAGGTGATTTTTTCATATTTCCTATAACAGCACCATAAGCATTTTCCTTTCCCACACTTTCTGATATTATTTCCTGATAACTTATCTTTGATTTCTTTAAAACAGAAACAGGAAAATTACTGCAGTGGAATAAAACAACTTTGTCTTTCTCATCTTTATAATTATTATTTAAATCAACTATAGCACTTGGAAGACCTGAAGCAATCTGAAGAATATACATACTCAATGTACCCGTTATATCAACTTCACAGGCAGAAGGAATTAAAGTGTCTGACAGATAACTTAATACAGCACACGGAACTATACCAAAATTTTCTTCTATTGAAGTCCAGCACTGAAATCCAATACCTTTTATATCATTCTGGGAAATCCAGTCCTTTATTACAATTTTAAGTTTTGAAAATTTTATTAATGATTGAAGCGGAACATCTTTACTCTCCATATAATTTCTGAATTTTTCTATTTCATTTTTTACTCTTTTATCATCATCCTTTATTCTTGAAATTCTTGCAAAAATCTCTGATAAATCAAGAACATCAACACTTATTCCATTTTTCTCAAGTATTTTCTCACTGTATCTGACTGTTTTAAATGCATCAGGTCTTGTCCCTATTGCTCCAAGTTTTAAGTTTTTAAGTCCTTTTACAATTCTGCATATTCTTTCAAATTTATCTATATCCCTTTTAAACTCATCACTTTCAATTCCTTCAGTATGGTTTTCTGTTAATGTAAATTTAATTCCATACTGATATAAAACATTACAGACAGAAATTTTACCGCAGAAACTATCTCTCCTGTTTTTTACATCCATTTTATCTATATCATCAGGAAAAGCATGTATTAAAACAGGAACTGAAAGACCTGAAAGTTTTATTGTATCTGCTACTGCTCTTTCATCTCCAAAATTTGGTAAACTTACAATTATACCATCTATTTTATCTCTGTTTTTTATAAATAAATCCGCACACTTTTTTGCATCCTGATATGTTTCAATACTCCCGAATTTTGTATCTTTTTCTGTCAATGTTATCACTTCAAATCTTTTACTCAAAAAATTCAGAATTTTTTCTCTCCCTTCTTTACATAAATGGTCAGGGAAAAAACCCCTATTTCCTATTATCAAACCTAATCCAATTTTTTCCATTTTCTCCCCCTTTTTATTTTAATATTTTTTCAACAGGTTGATTTGCTATTTCATACATTACTATTATATTTTCAAGTTTTACAGAGTTGTCAATTTCTGTTGTTGAACCAATAAAATATCCAGGATAACAAATTTTTATTGTTTCTATACATTTTTCCTTCACTTCTTCAGTTGTTTTTAAAGACAGTAACTGACTCATATCTATTCCACCTGTCAGAAAAATTTTATTTCCATATTTTTCTTTTATTTTTTTTATATCCATTCCTGCGACTATTTCAATCGGGTTTAAACCATCTATACCTGTTTCTATTAAATCGTCCAGAACTTCCATTATATTTCCATCTGAATGGAATAAACATTTTATATTATACTGGTGCCATGCATCCTGAATTTTTTTCAATCTTGGGAAAAACTCTTTTCTTAAAAATTGAGGAGAATGCAATAACATGTTTTTACAGGCAATATCTCCATAAGTTAAAACACATGGCGAAAGATTTCTATCTGCAATTGTATGACATATTAAAACCTGTAAATCTGTATATACTTCAAAAAATTCACTGATAATATCAGGATTTTCAGCATAGATATAGGAAAAAAATTCAAATCCAAGATAATGTCTTAATAAATCAAGTCCTGTTCCCTGTTCAGCAAGAAGGTTAATTGTATCTCCTATATATGATTGGGTTTTTAAAAAATCGTTATGATATTTTTCTCTGTATGCTTTCTGATTTGATTTTATTTCTTTAATATTTTCAGAATATTTAATTATCAGTTTTTTTATAAATTCAATTCCATCTTTTTCATCATAGAAAGGTCTTTTAACAATCCATGAAGTTTTCTCATAAGGACTTGAATGCCATACAAAACCAAATTCATCTGTATAATCAGTTTCTTTCAAAGGACCAAAACCAAAACTTCTTGTCATATCGCATAATTTATTTACTACTTTTCCTGCTATAATTTTCAATTTTTCTTCTTCTTTTTCCCACATTTCTTCTGGAGGCAATTTTTCACCACTAAAATATTCAAAAACATCATCATTTCTGACAAGGTCATAAACAGGGACTCTATCAACTTCTTTTAAATTTAATGTCCTTTCAACTCTTTCTCTTTTATTCATAAGAAAATATTTTACAATTTTAAAATTTAAAGAGCAAAAAATTGACATTGCATAAATAATGATTAAAATTATTAAAAACAAGGAGGACAAAATGAAATTTACGGGAATCAGTGATGAAGCAGGACAATCAATTGAAGTTCAGATTAAAGCACATAAAGAACTTGGATGGGAATATATGGAATTAAGAAATATTGATAAAGAAAATTTAACTATGATGAGTGATGAAAAATTTGAAATTGTTTATAAAAAAGTAAATGAAGCGGGAATGAAGGTTTCCTGTTTTGCAAGTTGTATAGCAAACTGGGCAACTAGAATTTCTGGAGATTTCAAAAAGGACTATGATGAACTTAAAAGAGCAATACCCAGAATGAAAAGATTTAACACAAAATATATAAGAGTTATGTCATGGCCAAATGATACTGAAAACCCATGGGATGAAGAAAGATGGGCAAAAGAGGTTATAAGAAGAATGAAAGAATTGGTAAAAATGGCTGAAGATAATGGAATAATTATTGTTCATGAAAACTGTTCCGGATGGGGAGGAGAAAGTGCTGAAAATATGGTAAGATTGGTTGAAGAAATGAACTCTCAAAATTTTAAATTGATGTTTGATACAGGAAATGTTGTTGCCCATAATAAAAATGTTGACCCCTGGGATTTTTATATGAAGGTTAAACCATTTATTGAATATGTTCATATTAAAGATTACAATAAAGAAGGAAGGGCTACTTTCCCGGGAGAAGGAGAAGCTAAAGTTAAAGAGATTTTAAATGACTTGAAGAAAAGTGGATATGATGGTTTTGTTTCAATAGAACCGCATCTGGCAAGTGTTGTTCATGAAGGAAAAGTTGGAGACCCTGAAATTACATATAAAACATATATTACTTATGGAAGGAAATTAATGGCTCTGATAAATCCATAAAAAAGTTTATGCTGATAGTTCTTTTTTCAATCTTTCAAGACACTGGAAAGTAACATCATCTTTATATTTTTCATATATTTTTTTCATTACCTTATATGCTTCATAGATTTTACCCATCTGCCTCAATTTATGCGGATACATTCTTACATACGGGATAGTACCAATTACATAAATCTTTTTAAATGCGTTCAGTGCTGCTTCGTCATTCCCAAAAGCATTCCACATTATTCCTTCTTCCATATAAAGACGGATATCAAATGGATTATACCACTGTCCAAGTTTTAATGTTTTTATTGCTGAATTCAATTTTTTATTATCATTTTTTGATAATGCCTGACTCCATTCAAGCCATGCTTTTAAAACATATGCATCTACTTCTTCCGGTTTCTGTTTAATTATTCTCCACAGACATTTTTCAGCAAGGTCATAATTACCAAAATGAAAAGCTATATCTGCCTTCAACCACAGTACATTTATTATCCTTGATTCATAAAATTTAATACTCAAAATCCCTGAAATTAATATAATGGTGTAAATTAAAAATCTTTTTTTCATTTCTTAACTTTCAAACTTTTTCTGTAACTTTCTTTATTTCTTTTTCAAGAATTTCAGGTAGTCCAAGTATCTCAACATTCATAAAACCTCTTATTATCATTGCCTGTGCTTCTTCCTCAGGAATTCCCCTGCTTGCAAGATATTCAATCTCTTCTTTTTTTATTTTACCTATTGCTGCTTCATGAGAAAGTTCAACATCCTGATAAAGTGTTTCAAGTTCGGGTATGGCATGTATTATTCCTTCTTCTGTTATTATTAATCCCCTGCATTCAAGATGTCCTCTTGTCATTGGTGAAACTGCTTTTATATGTCCTCTCGCAACAATTTTACCTCCATAACTTACCGCTCTGCTTATAATTTCTGCAGATGTATTTTTATTTGCAAGGATACATCTGCTTCCTATATCCTGATATGAATTTTTAAATGAAACTATAATTGAAGAAACCCTTGCTCTTGAATTTTCTCCCTCAAGTAAAGCAGTTGGATACATCACAATTTTTTTAACAGGTTTTAATGATATATAATTGGAAACGAAAATACCACCTTCTTCTACTACAGCAGCACTTAATGGCTCTACTTCAATATCCTCCTTCCATGAATGAATCATTGTAAAATTTAAAAAACCACCTTTTGAAATAAAAAACTCTGATATTCCGAGATGATATGCATCTTCTGCTTCTTTTGCAGAAGTACATCCTGTAATTAAATACGCAGAAGCATCCTCTTCAATAACAATTATGTTATGAACTTTTTGTCTGAATTTTTTTGATTTTAAATATAAACATGCCTGAACTGGAAATAATGTCTTTACACCCTTTTTCACCCTTATAAAATACCCGCCCTCTGTATCCTTTTCAAATTCTTTACCTGTTTTTTTAAAAGAAACTCCATAATATTTTTCTTTTATTTCAGGATATTTCTCAATTGCTTTTCCAATTGGTAATACTTCTACTCCTTCCTGAAAAACCTTTGAAAAAAGAATTTCATTATCTTTCTGAATAAAACTACCCGCTCTTTCCTTTTCTTCTAAATCAAACCCAACTTTTTCAAGATTTTTTAATTCCTCTTTTTCTATTTCCATTTACATTCCTCACATTTTTCATATCCATATTTTTTTATCATATCAAAAACTATTCTGGGTTTACTCTGACAGGTTATCTTTCCATCCATCATAACACATCCTTTTTCTCCCTCAACATAATCAAGTATGTATCCTGTATGAGTAATAATTAAAGCAGAACATTCTGTTTTTTTTATATATTCATTCAATACATTTCCCATAATTGAAATATTTTCAATATCAACTCCTGATTCTGGTTCATCAAGTAATAACAATTTCGGTTTCTGCAATAAAACCTGAAATAATTCAACCCTTTTAATTTCTCCCCCTGAAAGGTCAACATTTAAATCCCTTCTTAAAAACTCATCAACCTTTAACTTTTCAGCAAGTTGGTTTATTTCTTCTTCATTTTGAGCAAGATATTTTCCAAGTTGTAAAATTTTTATTCCATAAATTTTAGGGGGGGTTTGATACATTATACCTATACCCATTTTAGCCCTCTGGCTAATAGGAATATCTGTAATATCCTTATCTTCAAAAATAATCCTCCCTTTTATCACTTTATAACCAGAAATTCCCATTATTGATTTTATAAGAGTTGATTTACCTGAACCATTTGGTCCAAAAATCACCAATCTCTCATTTTTATTAAGAAAAAGAGAAATATCCTTTATTATTAAACTGTCTCCACCTTTTACACTTATATTTTCTATTTTTAACATTTTTAAAATAACCCTACAATTTTACCCTCTTCATCTATATCTACTTTTGTTCCTGCAGGTTCACTTGGAAGTCCTGGCATGGTTCTCATTTCTCCACATAAAGGATATAAAAATCCAGCACCAGCAGAAATTCTTATATCTCTTATGGGTAAAGTAAATCCTTTTGGAGCACCTTTTAAATTCGGGTCATGTGATAAAGAAAGATGTGTTTTTGCCATACAGATTGGAAGATTTTCAAATCCCCATTTTGTATATAACTTAATTTTTTCTTCTGCAAGTAATGAATATTCAACTTTTTCTGCTCCATAAATCTTTGTTGCAATTGTTTCAATTTTTTTCTTTATCGGTATATCAAGCGGGTATAAAAACTGGAAATTCTTTTCTTTTTCACTTGCTTTAATAACTTTCTCAGCAAGTTCAATTCCACCTTCTCCACCTTTTTCCCAGACCTCGCTTACTCCAACATCATCCGCTCCAAATTCAATTGCAAGTTCTTTTACTTTTTCTATTTCTTTTTCTGTATCTGTAATGAATTTATTTACAGCAACAACACAAGGAATTCCAAAAATTTTAGCATTTTCTATCTGCTTTTTTAAATTACTCGCTCCTTCAACAAGTGCAGTGATATTTTCTTCAACAAGTCCTTTATCAAGCGGTTTTCCTGGAACAACTTTGAATTTACCACTGTGTGCTTTTAATGCTCTTATAGAACAAACAATAACAACACAGTCAGGTTTAAGACCGCTATATCTGCATTTTATATTCATAAACTTTTCCATACCACAATCAGCACCGAATCCACTTTCTGTAACAACAAATTCAGCAAGTTTAATAGCAATAAGGTCAGCAATTATTGAACTATTACCATGAGCAATATTGGCAAAAGGACCTGCATGTACAAAAACAGGTGTATGCTCAAGTGTCTGCATAAGAGTTGGTTTTATAGTATCTTTAAGTAAAACAGTCATTGCTCCTGCTGCTTTTACATCCTCTGCTGTAACAGGTTTTTTATCGTATGTCTGGGCAACTATAATTTTTGAGAGTCGTTTCCTAAGGTCAAAGATATCAGTTGTAAGAGCAAGTATCGCCATTACTTCTGAAGCAACTGTTATATCAAAACCAGTTTCTCTTGGAAAACCATTTTCTTTACCCCCAAGTCCAATAATAATATTTCTTAAAAATCTATCAGAAACATCAACAACTCTGGGCCAGGTTATAGAAAGTGGGTCAATATTTAAAGGATTTCCTTTATAGACAGAATTATCAACAAAAGCAGCAAGTAAATTATGAGCGATACCAACAGCATGAACATCTCCTGTCAGATGTAAATTAAAATCTTCCATTGGTATAACCTGTGAATATCCTCCACCTGCAGCACCACCTTTAATGCCAAAAACAGGACCAAGAGAAGGTTGTCTTATACAGGTAAAAACCTTCTTACCGAGTTTTCCTATTGCCTGAGAAAGTCCAATTGTTGTAACTGTTTTTCCTTCTCCAAGAGGTGTTGGTGTTATTGCTGTAACATCAATATATTTACCGTTTTTTCTTCCTTCAAGTTTTTTCAGGATTTCAAGAGAAACTTTTGCTTTATAGTTTCCATACAATTCAAGATATTCTTCTTCAATTCCTGCTTTTTCAGCAATTTCTTTAATATGTTTAATTTTTGCCCTCTGTGCAATTTCAAGGTCACTTAACATTTCTACCTCCTTGTTAATTTATATAGTTTAATTTTTAGAATAATCTTTGTCAAACTTTTGAATTAAGACAAATCCCTTCCAATCCCACCTTAGAGGTGGGAAATGGAGATGATTGATAGACAAAGGTTTTGTGAAGGAGATTGTGTTATTCTTCAATTTTTCTCTTGTTTTCATATAGTTTAAATCTTTAAAATAAACTGTATCAAATACTTATAGATGGTAAAATAATATTATGGAAAAAATAAAAGTGATTGTTGGACTTTCTGGAGGAGTTGATTCTTCTGTAAGTGCTTTACTTTTAAAAGAAAGAGGTTATGAGGTATATGGTGTGTTTATGAAAATTTTTGATGA
This sequence is a window from bacterium. Protein-coding genes within it:
- a CDS encoding SufD family Fe-S cluster assembly protein encodes the protein MEIEKEELKNLEKVGFDLEEKERAGSFIQKDNEILFSKVFQEGVEVLPIGKAIEKYPEIKEKYYGVSFKKTGKEFEKDTEGGYFIRVKKGVKTLFPVQACLYLKSKKFRQKVHNIIVIEEDASAYLITGCTSAKEAEDAYHLGISEFFISKGGFLNFTMIHSWKEDIEVEPLSAAVVEEGGIFVSNYISLKPVKKIVMYPTALLEGENSRARVSSIIVSFKNSYQDIGSRCILANKNTSAEIISRAVSYGGKIVARGHIKAVSPMTRGHLECRGLIITEEGIIHAIPELETLYQDVELSHEAAIGKIKKEEIEYLASRGIPEEEAQAMIIRGFMNVEILGLPEILEKEIKKVTEKV
- a CDS encoding uroporphyrinogen decarboxylase family protein, translating into TSAANMEPKRLKEKFGNKIVFWGGGCDTQHVLGRATPEEIQQHVKERLDIFKKGSGYVFNQVHNIQANVPPENIVAMLESAYKYGKNK
- a CDS encoding ATP-binding cassette domain-containing protein, which codes for MLKIENISVKGGDSLIIKDISLFLNKNERLVIFGPNGSGKSTLIKSIMGISGYKVIKGRIIFEDKDITDIPISQRAKMGIGIMYQTPPKIYGIKILQLGKYLAQNEEEINQLAEKLKVDEFLRRDLNVDLSGGEIKRVELFQVLLQKPKLLLLDEPESGVDIENISIMGNVLNEYIKKTECSALIITHTGYILDYVEGEKGCVMMDGKITCQSKPRIVFDMIKKYGYEKCEECKWK
- a CDS encoding sugar phosphate isomerase/epimerase family protein; this translates as MKFTGISDEAGQSIEVQIKAHKELGWEYMELRNIDKENLTMMSDEKFEIVYKKVNEAGMKVSCFASCIANWATRISGDFKKDYDELKRAIPRMKRFNTKYIRVMSWPNDTENPWDEERWAKEVIRRMKELVKMAEDNGIIIVHENCSGWGGESAENMVRLVEEMNSQNFKLMFDTGNVVAHNKNVDPWDFYMKVKPFIEYVHIKDYNKEGRATFPGEGEAKVKEILNDLKKSGYDGFVSIEPHLASVVHEGKVGDPEITYKTYITYGRKLMALINP
- a CDS encoding L-fucose/L-arabinose isomerase family protein produces the protein MEKIGLGLIIGNRGFFPDHLCKEGREKILNFLSKRFEVITLTEKDTKFGSIETYQDAKKCADLFIKNRDKIDGIIVSLPNFGDERAVADTIKLSGLSVPVLIHAFPDDIDKMDVKNRRDSFCGKISVCNVLYQYGIKFTLTENHTEGIESDEFKRDIDKFERICRIVKGLKNLKLGAIGTRPDAFKTVRYSEKILEKNGISVDVLDLSEIFARISRIKDDDKRVKNEIEKFRNYMESKDVPLQSLIKFSKLKIVIKDWISQNDIKGIGFQCWTSIEENFGIVPCAVLSYLSDTLIPSACEVDITGTLSMYILQIASGLPSAIVDLNNNYKDEKDKVVLFHCSNFPVSVLKKSKISYQEIISESVGKENAYGAVIGNMKKSPFTFLRLSTDDNFGIIKGYLGEGEITDDKIETFGGIGVAKINNLQKLLWFICENGFEHHTIINLSEISDAVEEALVKYKNWSIYHHY
- a CDS encoding formate--tetrahydrofolate ligase → MLSDLEIAQRAKIKHIKEIAEKAGIEEEYLELYGNYKAKVSLEILKKLEGRKNGKYIDVTAITPTPLGEGKTVTTIGLSQAIGKLGKKVFTCIRQPSLGPVFGIKGGAAGGGYSQVIPMEDFNLHLTGDVHAVGIAHNLLAAFVDNSVYKGNPLNIDPLSITWPRVVDVSDRFLRNIIIGLGGKENGFPRETGFDITVASEVMAILALTTDIFDLRKRLSKIIVAQTYDKKPVTAEDVKAAGAMTVLLKDTIKPTLMQTLEHTPVFVHAGPFANIAHGNSSIIADLIAIKLAEFVVTESGFGADCGMEKFMNIKCRYSGLKPDCVVIVCSIRALKAHSGKFKVVPGKPLDKGLVEENITALVEGASNLKKQIENAKIFGIPCVVAVNKFITDTEKEIEKVKELAIEFGADDVGVSEVWEKGGEGGIELAEKVIKASEKEKNFQFLYPLDIPIKKKIETIATKIYGAEKVEYSLLAEEKIKLYTKWGFENLPICMAKTHLSLSHDPNLKGAPKGFTLPIRDIRISAGAGFLYPLCGEMRTMPGLPSEPAGTKVDIDEEGKIVGLF
- a CDS encoding uroporphyrinogen decarboxylase family protein, with amino-acid sequence MNKRERVERTLNLKEVDRVPVYDLVRNDDVFEYFSGEKLPPEEMWEKEEEKLKIIAGKVVNKLCDMTRSFGFGPLKETDYTDEFGFVWHSSPYEKTSWIVKRPFYDEKDGIEFIKKLIIKYSENIKEIKSNQKAYREKYHNDFLKTQSYIGDTINLLAEQGTGLDLLRHYLGFEFFSYIYAENPDIISEFFEVYTDLQVLICHTIADRNLSPCVLTYGDIACKNMLLHSPQFLRKEFFPRLKKIQDAWHQYNIKCLFHSDGNIMEVLDDLIETGIDGLNPIEIVAGMDIKKIKEKYGNKIFLTGGIDMSQLLSLKTTEEVKEKCIETIKICYPGYFIGSTTEIDNSVKLENIIVMYEIANQPVEKILK